One Paracidovorax avenae ATCC 19860 genomic region harbors:
- a CDS encoding esterase/lipase family protein, with amino-acid sequence MANTNDSINWPIIYVRGFAFSASERDATAADPYCGFNVGSTVYRATVDKEKAKSFFFESPLVRLASDHGYKVLYRDGLEIADPAWTSGAEGERRAAEGIDLASIIVHRFYDAGSNLRGGGKSSSIVDYAKELGILIARVRELVRPKAEKSLAGYTDEQFKCYLVAHSMGGLIVRALLQDPGNDVSEIDFSGQRRKVSPVRSCVAKVFTYATPHNGIEFAGVNVPEFLKDVSNFNREKMQAYLNNAPIDGKVNYLPADIIPPPSHWFTMVGTNRLDYDVAAGLSRTFVGRGSDGLVRIDNAKLWYQEARTDSATLRDMPVACAYAYRAHSGPFGIVNSEEAYQCLRRFLFGNFRVELWLDIHDVRLPLDVQKQEWQGRKVDAIYQVELVAAPRGKSWALSRRKSEEDSPACRTYQEIKKGVSEPIHLSTVFLMNSAKVQPDRPGLSYAVTLGIKVPDYEVERAFWRDGHYEGVSLFNDSLIVTIFDPKAHSEEINTVTSDWLVRYSWAKRQNNARIAPAERGSEKVFPVNEISKPFSLDIPLHTDDMHGGIGAISATLRMEARAWS; translated from the coding sequence ATGGCAAACACAAATGATTCAATAAATTGGCCGATTATTTATGTCAGAGGATTTGCTTTCTCGGCGAGTGAGAGAGACGCTACCGCTGCAGATCCATACTGTGGATTCAATGTCGGCTCAACGGTCTACCGAGCGACGGTGGACAAAGAAAAAGCAAAGTCGTTCTTTTTTGAATCTCCATTAGTCCGCCTCGCGTCGGATCATGGTTACAAAGTGCTATATCGTGATGGATTGGAGATCGCAGACCCCGCTTGGACCAGCGGCGCTGAGGGTGAAAGGCGTGCAGCAGAAGGCATTGATCTCGCTTCCATTATTGTTCATCGTTTCTACGACGCTGGCTCAAATCTGAGGGGTGGCGGGAAGTCTTCTTCGATCGTAGATTATGCGAAGGAGCTCGGCATACTAATTGCAAGAGTGCGTGAATTGGTGCGGCCAAAAGCTGAAAAGAGTCTCGCAGGCTACACGGATGAACAATTCAAATGTTATCTTGTGGCTCACTCCATGGGCGGACTGATCGTACGAGCCTTACTGCAGGACCCTGGGAATGATGTCTCCGAAATTGATTTCTCAGGGCAGCGCAGAAAGGTATCTCCTGTTCGAAGCTGCGTAGCCAAGGTTTTTACCTACGCTACGCCCCATAACGGGATTGAGTTTGCTGGGGTAAATGTTCCGGAGTTCTTGAAGGATGTCAGCAACTTCAATAGAGAAAAAATGCAGGCTTATCTGAATAATGCTCCGATCGATGGAAAAGTAAATTATCTCCCTGCAGACATTATTCCGCCTCCATCGCACTGGTTCACCATGGTCGGAACAAATCGGTTGGACTATGACGTCGCGGCAGGACTGTCGCGCACATTCGTAGGACGGGGTAGCGATGGTCTCGTGCGCATCGACAACGCAAAGCTCTGGTATCAGGAGGCAAGGACGGACTCAGCCACACTCAGGGATATGCCTGTTGCGTGCGCGTATGCCTACCGTGCACATTCTGGCCCTTTCGGAATCGTGAACAGTGAAGAGGCATATCAGTGCCTGCGCCGATTTCTTTTCGGAAATTTTCGTGTCGAGCTTTGGCTGGATATTCATGACGTGCGCCTGCCGCTGGATGTGCAGAAGCAGGAGTGGCAAGGGCGGAAAGTGGATGCAATCTATCAGGTGGAATTGGTCGCAGCCCCTCGTGGAAAATCTTGGGCGCTCAGTCGACGCAAATCGGAGGAGGACTCGCCGGCGTGCAGAACATATCAGGAGATCAAGAAAGGTGTTTCGGAGCCCATACATCTTTCAACGGTTTTTCTTATGAATTCGGCAAAGGTTCAACCTGATCGGCCTGGCCTCTCCTACGCCGTCACGCTCGGCATTAAGGTGCCGGACTACGAAGTGGAGCGAGCGTTTTGGCGTGATGGCCACTACGAGGGAGTTTCACTTTTTAATGACTCTCTCATCGTGACCATTTTTGATCCGAAGGCGCATTCCGAAGAGATAAACACAGTTACCAGCGACTGGTTGGTGCGCTACAGCTGGGCGAAGCGGCAGAACAATGCGCGCATTGCGCCCGCAGAACGGGGTAGTGAAAAGGTATTCCCGGTCAACGAAATTTCCAAACCATTTTCTTTAGATATTCCTCTGCATACGGATGACATGCATGGTGGGATTGGCGCGATTAGCGCAACGCTGCGGATGGAGGCGAGGGCGTGGTCGTAG